In Synergistaceae bacterium, the following are encoded in one genomic region:
- the tgt gene encoding tRNA guanosine(34) transglycosylase Tgt: MTVPFGFTLEAVCPVTGARAGTIATRHGEIPTPVFMPVGTQATVKAMAPFELEEIGARIVLGNTYHLYLRPGGELVRDAGGLHSFMSWRRPILTDSGGFQVFSLARLGRISDEGVACRSHIDGSEHFMSPEWSMAIQRLLGADIAMCFDQCAPYPCAREQAEEAERRTALWAERSKSAHEMGDAPQQALFGIVQGSVYEDLRLRSASELIPMDFPGYAVGGLSVGEPTEEMYRILDVLKPVLPESKPRYLMGVGRPDNLVEGVARGIDMFDCVLPTRNGRNGTLLTSRGPMNIKAKRYERDFTPIDPDCDCYACRNFTRAYVRHLYRAGEILAMRLCSWHNLRFLVRLGERMREAILDGDFPRLAADFLAGYSSPEEDS, encoded by the coding sequence GTGACGGTTCCGTTCGGCTTCACCCTGGAGGCAGTCTGCCCCGTCACGGGCGCGCGCGCCGGAACGATCGCCACTAGGCACGGGGAGATTCCGACCCCGGTATTCATGCCGGTCGGCACCCAGGCCACTGTCAAGGCGATGGCTCCCTTCGAGCTGGAGGAGATCGGAGCGAGGATCGTGCTCGGCAACACCTACCACCTGTACCTTCGCCCCGGCGGGGAGCTGGTCCGCGACGCGGGTGGGCTTCACTCCTTCATGAGCTGGCGGCGACCGATCCTGACGGACAGCGGCGGCTTCCAGGTCTTCTCCCTGGCCAGGCTGGGTAGGATAAGCGACGAGGGAGTGGCCTGCAGATCGCACATCGACGGATCGGAGCACTTCATGTCGCCCGAGTGGTCGATGGCGATTCAGAGACTGCTCGGTGCCGACATAGCCATGTGCTTCGACCAGTGCGCCCCCTACCCCTGCGCCAGGGAGCAGGCGGAGGAGGCCGAGAGGCGAACAGCGCTGTGGGCCGAGCGCTCGAAGAGTGCTCACGAGATGGGCGACGCCCCGCAGCAGGCCCTGTTCGGCATAGTGCAGGGCTCGGTGTACGAGGACCTTCGCCTGCGCTCCGCGTCGGAGCTGATCCCGATGGACTTCCCCGGCTACGCAGTAGGGGGCCTGTCTGTGGGGGAGCCGACGGAGGAGATGTACCGCATCCTCGACGTGCTGAAGCCGGTACTGCCCGAATCCAAGCCCAGGTACCTGATGGGGGTCGGCAGGCCGGACAACCTCGTCGAGGGAGTCGCCCGCGGCATCGACATGTTCGACTGCGTGCTGCCGACGAGAAACGGCAGAAACGGCACCCTGCTGACCTCCCGCGGACCGATGAACATCAAGGCCAAGCGCTACGAGAGGGACTTCACCCCGATAGACCCGGACTGCGACTGCTACGCCTGCCGCAACTTCACCCGAGCCTACGTCCGCCACCTGTACAGGGCGGGGGAGATACTGGCCATGCGCCTCTGCTCCTGGCATAATCTGCGCTTCCTGGTCAGGCTGGGGGAACGTATGAGGGAGGCCATACTGGACGGCGACTTCCCTCGCCTCGCGGCGGACTTTCTGGCCGGCTACTCCTCGCCGGAGGAGGACAGTTGA
- a CDS encoding threonylcarbamoyl-AMP synthase, whose product MTARLLRIDPWNPDPGAIEEAARVIRAGGLVAFPTETVYGLGADGTSSSAVAGIFRAKGRPADNPLILHFASPWPVSEVAVVTPTAERLMELFWPGPLTLVLPSLGVAPREVSAGLDTVAVRMPSHPVALALISRAGVPVAAPSANTSGRPSPTDAEAVVSDVGARVDIVLDGGPTFVGVESTVLDVTGEELVLLRPGGCPVEEIEAKAGLNVLLSGGDGRRSPGVRYRHYAPRLPLLLNPTREEVESSLSEAGPGGTARIAWIGMREPEGSLGEGLVQPDMSVVFDTPENYARGLFHALRTFERMGADIIAARLPDSDRGICRAIRDRLERAASDE is encoded by the coding sequence TTGACCGCCCGCCTGCTCCGGATCGACCCGTGGAACCCGGACCCAGGGGCGATCGAGGAGGCCGCGCGAGTCATACGGGCCGGTGGCCTGGTGGCATTCCCCACCGAGACTGTCTACGGCCTCGGTGCGGACGGCACGTCCTCCAGCGCCGTGGCGGGCATCTTCAGGGCCAAGGGTCGCCCCGCCGACAACCCGCTGATACTTCACTTCGCCTCGCCGTGGCCCGTCTCCGAGGTCGCCGTCGTCACCCCCACGGCCGAGCGGCTGATGGAACTCTTCTGGCCGGGGCCCCTGACACTGGTGCTGCCCTCCCTCGGCGTAGCTCCTCGCGAGGTCTCCGCCGGGCTCGACACGGTGGCCGTGCGGATGCCGTCGCACCCGGTGGCCCTGGCCCTCATCTCGCGGGCGGGCGTCCCGGTGGCCGCGCCGAGCGCCAACACAAGCGGCAGGCCCAGTCCCACCGACGCGGAGGCAGTCGTCTCCGACGTCGGTGCGAGAGTCGACATCGTGCTGGACGGGGGGCCGACCTTCGTCGGAGTGGAGTCCACCGTGCTGGACGTGACGGGCGAAGAGCTGGTCCTGCTCCGCCCCGGCGGCTGTCCTGTCGAGGAGATAGAGGCTAAAGCCGGCCTGAACGTGCTGCTGTCCGGCGGAGACGGACGCAGATCCCCCGGCGTGCGATACCGCCACTATGCTCCCAGGCTTCCGCTGCTGCTGAACCCGACCCGCGAGGAAGTCGAGAGCTCGCTCTCCGAGGCCGGACCAGGCGGCACGGCGCGCATAGCCTGGATAGGGATGCGGGAGCCGGAGGGCAGCCTCGGCGAGGGATTGGTCCAACCGGACATGAGCGTCGTCTTCGACACCCCCGAAAACTACGCCCGCGGCCTCTTCCACGCCCTGAGAACCTTCGAGCGGATGGGCGCAGATATCATCGCCGCCCGCCTCCCGGACTCAGACCGAGGAATATGCCGCGCCATCAGGGACAGGCTGGAGAGGGCCGCCTCGGACGAGTGA
- a CDS encoding TatD family hydrolase, which translates to MNKKADSQIVVIGLADTHCHLFSDDYPDMREVIDRAADAGVTRMLVAGCDIRTSIESVELAERYSSLGVYAAVGVHPHEAANASGRLPDEIREMAQRSRVVAVGETGLDYYYDHSPRDQQRSCFRDHIRYALEIGKPLIIHGRDSYDDLRSILREETGGAAKGVVHCFSGTGEDAADLLDMGFFLSFGGPLTFKKSDSLRDLFRTLPEDRILLETDSPWLAPHPFRGKRNEPSYVRPVYERAAEIRGLTLEGLAVSMSNNAALLFGWGDATGGAR; encoded by the coding sequence ATGAATAAGAAAGCGGACTCGCAGATTGTGGTCATCGGACTGGCGGACACCCACTGCCACCTGTTCTCGGACGACTACCCCGACATGCGGGAGGTGATCGACCGGGCCGCCGACGCGGGCGTGACTCGCATGCTGGTGGCGGGCTGCGATATTCGCACCAGCATAGAGTCGGTCGAGCTGGCGGAGAGATACTCCTCGCTCGGTGTCTATGCGGCCGTAGGCGTCCACCCGCACGAGGCGGCCAACGCATCGGGACGGCTGCCGGACGAAATCCGGGAGATGGCGCAGCGTTCGCGCGTCGTCGCGGTCGGAGAGACGGGCCTGGACTACTACTACGACCACTCCCCGCGCGACCAGCAGAGAAGCTGCTTTCGGGATCACATACGATACGCGCTGGAGATCGGAAAGCCGCTGATAATCCACGGAAGGGACTCGTACGACGACCTCCGTTCGATCTTGAGGGAGGAGACGGGCGGTGCGGCGAAGGGCGTGGTGCACTGCTTCTCCGGCACGGGGGAGGACGCCGCCGACCTGCTGGACATGGGCTTCTTCCTCTCCTTCGGTGGCCCTCTGACCTTCAAGAAGAGCGACTCTCTACGCGACCTTTTCAGGACTCTCCCCGAGGATCGCATACTGCTGGAGACGGACTCCCCCTGGCTCGCCCCTCATCCCTTCAGGGGAAAGCGCAACGAGCCGTCCTACGTCCGCCCGGTGTACGAGAGGGCGGCGGAGATCCGCGGCCTGACTCTGGAGGGCCTGGCCGTCTCCATGTCTAACAACGCCGCTCTACTCTTCGGGTGGGGGGATGCGACCGGAGGGGCGCGGTGA
- the metG gene encoding methionine--tRNA ligase, whose amino-acid sequence MNERKSYYLTTPIYYVNDIPHIGHAYTTIAADAMCRYKRMRGYDVFFLTGTDEHGQKIQQSATEKGLTAKELADRTVLNFQELWKVLDIANDDFIRTTEDRHHRTVQAFFKQLMDQGDIYKGKYEGWYCVPCETYVPESGIGEEKICPDCKRPLQMMEEESYFFKASKYTDQLLDYYRKNLKGVMPKSRYNEIVSFIEGGVRDQSISRTTLKWGIPVPGDDAHVVYVWFDALINYATACGYLDDREKFAKFWPEARHLVGKDIIRFHCVIWPIMLLALGVTPPVSVFAHGWWTVEGEKMSKSRGNVVDPFDMAERYGADPFRYFLLREVPFGLDGDFSEAALVGRINSDLANDLGNLLNRTLQMVDNFFDGKLPAAGEGGALERQVADLAAETLAVVDAKIDDFAFDEALKAIWAFISRGNKYIDETMPWKMGKDKRMDELAVVLNTLFDVLRLTAMLLAPFIPGTAARMWDQLGLEGEPAALRYDDVKWRERPGEINVRKGKVLFPRIDIAEWKKAREAAKAPEAPAAPEIEHEEIVGFDAFKAIEMRVARVVEVSEIKKSKKLYKMTVDLGYEKRTIVSGIKEFFTPEELLNKRIIVVVNLQPATLMGERSNGMLLAAGDGKQAALSLLVPDRDIPLGTRVT is encoded by the coding sequence ATGAACGAGCGGAAAAGCTACTACCTCACGACCCCGATATACTACGTGAACGACATCCCCCACATAGGGCACGCCTACACAACCATCGCCGCGGACGCGATGTGCAGATACAAGAGGATGAGGGGTTACGACGTTTTCTTCCTCACCGGAACGGACGAGCACGGACAGAAGATACAGCAGAGCGCGACCGAGAAGGGGCTGACCGCGAAGGAGCTCGCGGACCGGACCGTGCTTAACTTCCAGGAACTGTGGAAGGTGCTGGACATCGCGAACGACGACTTCATCAGGACGACCGAGGATCGTCACCACAGGACGGTGCAGGCCTTCTTCAAGCAGCTGATGGACCAGGGAGACATCTACAAGGGCAAGTACGAGGGGTGGTACTGCGTCCCCTGCGAGACCTATGTCCCCGAGAGCGGCATAGGGGAGGAGAAGATCTGCCCCGATTGCAAGCGCCCCCTTCAGATGATGGAGGAGGAGAGCTACTTCTTCAAGGCCTCGAAGTACACGGATCAGCTGCTGGACTATTACAGGAAGAACCTTAAGGGCGTCATGCCGAAGAGCCGCTACAACGAGATAGTCAGCTTCATCGAGGGAGGTGTGCGCGACCAGTCCATCTCCAGGACCACCCTGAAATGGGGGATCCCCGTGCCCGGCGACGACGCTCACGTGGTCTACGTATGGTTCGACGCCCTGATAAACTACGCCACGGCCTGCGGCTACCTAGATGACCGGGAGAAGTTCGCCAAGTTCTGGCCCGAGGCGCGCCACCTCGTCGGCAAGGACATAATCCGCTTCCACTGCGTGATATGGCCCATCATGCTGCTTGCCCTCGGTGTCACCCCACCCGTATCGGTCTTCGCCCACGGCTGGTGGACGGTCGAGGGGGAGAAGATGTCCAAGTCCAGGGGCAACGTCGTGGACCCGTTCGACATGGCCGAACGCTACGGGGCGGACCCGTTCCGCTACTTCCTTCTGAGGGAGGTGCCGTTCGGCTTGGACGGGGACTTCTCCGAGGCCGCGCTGGTCGGGCGCATAAACTCCGACCTCGCCAACGACCTCGGCAATCTGCTCAACCGGACCCTGCAGATGGTCGACAACTTCTTCGACGGCAAACTGCCTGCGGCAGGAGAGGGAGGGGCGCTCGAACGCCAGGTCGCCGACCTCGCCGCCGAGACCCTGGCCGTGGTGGACGCCAAGATAGACGACTTCGCCTTTGACGAGGCGCTCAAGGCAATTTGGGCCTTCATCTCCAGGGGCAACAAGTACATAGACGAGACCATGCCCTGGAAGATGGGCAAGGATAAGAGGATGGACGAGCTGGCTGTCGTGTTGAACACCCTGTTCGACGTGCTTCGCCTGACGGCGATGCTGCTGGCGCCCTTCATTCCCGGCACGGCTGCCCGCATGTGGGATCAGCTCGGCCTGGAGGGAGAGCCTGCGGCCCTGCGCTACGACGACGTGAAGTGGAGAGAGAGGCCAGGGGAGATAAATGTCCGCAAGGGCAAGGTTCTCTTCCCGCGCATAGACATCGCCGAGTGGAAGAAGGCGCGGGAGGCGGCGAAAGCGCCGGAGGCCCCGGCGGCCCCCGAGATCGAGCACGAGGAGATAGTGGGCTTCGATGCCTTCAAGGCCATCGAGATGCGAGTGGCCCGGGTAGTCGAGGTAAGCGAGATCAAGAAGTCCAAGAAGCTCTACAAGATGACCGTCGACCTAGGCTACGAGAAACGCACGATAGTCTCGGGCATAAAGGAGTTCTTCACGCCCGAGGAGCTGCTGAACAAGAGGATCATAGTGGTGGTCAACCTGCAGCCCGCCACCCTCATGGGGGAGAGGAGCAACGGAATGCTGCTCGCGGCGGGGGACGGCAAGCAGGCAGCCCTGTCCCTGCTTGTACCGGATCGCGACATACCGCTCGGCACCAGGGTGACCTAG